One genomic region from Nocardioides plantarum encodes:
- a CDS encoding DEAD/DEAH box helicase, with protein MPAAAPAATRGGGRDGRPVADLVARLAGVPGRDGRLTHLEVRPGRRAELVSWPAWADPAVVAAQAARGIAQPWSHQVAAADAAWSGRHVVVSTGTASGKSLAYQLPALSAAAAGRGDRGRRGATTLYLAPTKALAHDQLESLRELRLDTRIATCDGDSSRDERDWARAFGEYVLTNPDMLHRSILPGHERWASFLGSLRYVVVDECHHYRGVFGAHVAHVLRRLRRLCEHYGASPTFVLASATTAEPAATAARLTGLEVEAVTHDGSPRGEVTLALWEPPLTTHTGENGAPVRRAATSEAADLLADLVAEDVHTLAFVRSRRGVEQVALTAAALLEEVDPALSGRVAAYRGGYLPEERRALEAALRRGDLVGLAATNALELGIDVSGLDAVIIAGFPGTRAALWQQVGRAGRGAQDALGVLIARDDPLDTYLVHHPDVLLGQPVEAQVFDPDNPHVLGPHLCAAAQERPLTEADLPHFGPRAAEVVATLTHAGLLRRRSRGWFWTDRRRAADLTDIRSAGGSPIALVESGTGRVVGTVDAGRAHGTAHTGAVYLHQGDTWLVESLDLDEHVASIVRHDPGYTTSAREVTDIVIRGEREHRVWGRCRLFLGDVEVSHQVVSYLKRSQPSGEVVGEQPLDLPAQSLATAAVWWTVPDDVLADAGLSADDIDLPGAAHAAEHCSIGLLPLVATCDRWDIGGVSTARHADTGVLTVFVHDGQPGGAGFAERGYRAARRWLRATRETIAACRCEHGCPSCVQSPKCGNQNNPLDKAGALRLLDVLLEHADPDTDAGPEADPDARPGS; from the coding sequence ATGCCTGCCGCCGCACCCGCCGCCACCCGCGGCGGCGGCCGGGACGGGCGACCGGTGGCCGATCTGGTGGCCCGCCTGGCCGGCGTACCGGGGCGCGACGGTCGGCTGACGCACCTCGAGGTGCGTCCGGGACGCCGTGCCGAGCTGGTCTCCTGGCCGGCCTGGGCCGACCCCGCGGTCGTCGCGGCGCAGGCCGCCCGGGGCATCGCGCAGCCCTGGTCGCACCAGGTGGCCGCGGCCGACGCCGCCTGGTCCGGGCGCCACGTCGTGGTCTCGACCGGCACCGCCTCGGGCAAGTCGCTCGCCTACCAGCTGCCCGCCCTGAGTGCGGCCGCCGCGGGCCGCGGCGACCGCGGGCGCCGCGGCGCGACCACGCTCTACCTCGCGCCCACCAAGGCACTGGCCCACGACCAGCTCGAGTCGCTGCGCGAGCTGCGGCTCGACACCCGCATCGCGACGTGCGACGGCGACAGCAGCCGCGACGAGCGCGACTGGGCCCGCGCGTTCGGCGAGTACGTCCTGACCAACCCCGACATGCTGCACCGCTCGATCCTCCCGGGACACGAGCGGTGGGCATCGTTCCTCGGGTCGCTGCGCTACGTCGTCGTCGACGAGTGCCACCACTACCGCGGCGTGTTCGGTGCCCACGTGGCCCACGTGCTGCGACGCCTGCGTCGTCTCTGCGAGCACTACGGCGCCTCGCCCACCTTCGTCCTGGCCTCGGCGACGACGGCCGAGCCGGCGGCGACCGCCGCCCGGCTCACGGGTCTCGAGGTCGAGGCCGTCACGCACGACGGCTCCCCGCGTGGCGAGGTGACCCTGGCGCTGTGGGAGCCACCGCTGACCACCCACACCGGCGAGAACGGCGCCCCCGTACGCCGCGCCGCGACCTCCGAGGCCGCCGACCTGCTCGCCGACCTGGTGGCCGAGGACGTCCACACGCTGGCGTTCGTGCGCTCGCGCCGCGGGGTCGAGCAGGTGGCGCTCACCGCCGCCGCGCTGCTCGAGGAGGTCGACCCCGCGCTCTCCGGCCGCGTCGCCGCCTACCGCGGCGGCTACCTGCCCGAGGAGCGACGAGCGCTCGAGGCCGCCCTGCGCCGTGGCGACCTGGTCGGGCTGGCGGCCACCAACGCCCTCGAGCTCGGCATCGACGTGAGCGGCCTCGACGCCGTGATCATCGCCGGGTTCCCCGGCACCCGGGCCGCCCTGTGGCAGCAGGTCGGACGGGCGGGCCGCGGCGCGCAGGACGCCCTGGGGGTGCTGATCGCCCGCGACGACCCGCTCGACACCTACCTGGTCCACCACCCCGACGTGCTGCTGGGCCAGCCGGTCGAGGCCCAGGTGTTCGACCCCGACAACCCCCACGTCCTGGGCCCCCACCTGTGCGCGGCGGCCCAGGAGCGTCCGCTGACCGAGGCCGACCTGCCCCACTTCGGGCCGCGGGCCGCCGAGGTCGTCGCCACCCTGACCCACGCCGGACTGCTGCGGCGACGCTCGCGCGGGTGGTTCTGGACCGACCGGCGCCGCGCGGCCGACCTCACCGACATCCGTAGTGCCGGCGGGTCGCCGATCGCCCTGGTCGAGAGCGGCACCGGGCGGGTCGTCGGCACCGTCGACGCCGGGCGGGCCCACGGCACCGCCCACACCGGAGCGGTCTACCTGCACCAGGGCGACACCTGGCTCGTGGAGTCGCTCGACCTCGACGAGCACGTCGCCAGCATCGTGCGGCACGACCCGGGCTACACGACGAGCGCGCGTGAGGTCACCGACATCGTCATCCGCGGCGAGCGCGAGCACCGCGTCTGGGGCCGGTGCCGGCTGTTCCTGGGCGACGTCGAGGTGTCGCACCAGGTCGTGTCCTACCTCAAACGGAGCCAGCCCTCCGGCGAGGTCGTCGGCGAGCAGCCCCTCGACCTGCCCGCCCAGTCGCTGGCGACCGCGGCCGTGTGGTGGACCGTGCCCGACGACGTGCTCGCCGACGCCGGGCTGAGCGCCGACGACATCGACCTGCCCGGCGCGGCGCACGCGGCCGAGCACTGCTCCATCGGGCTGCTGCCGCTCGTGGCGACCTGCGACCGGTGGGACATCGGTGGGGTGTCCACGGCCCGGCACGCCGACACCGGCGTGCTCACCGTGTTCGTCCACGACGGTCAGCCCGGCGGGGCCGGGTTCGCCGAGCGCGGCTATCGCGCCGCACGGCGCTGGCTGCGCGCCACCCGGGAGACCATCGCGGCCTGTCGCTGCGAGCACGGGTGTCCCTCGTGCGTGCAGTCACCCAAGTGCGGCAACCAGAACAACCCGCTCGACAAGGCCGGCGCCCTGCGCCTGCTCGACGTGCTGCTCGAGCACGCCGACCCCGACACCGACGCCGGGCCCGAGGCTGACCCCGACGCGCGGCCGGGCTCCTAG
- a CDS encoding anti-sigma factor antagonist gives MDLSLATRDVDGRTIVAVGGEIDVYTAPKLRDKITELVAGGTYHLVIDMEAVEFLDSTGLGVLVGGLKKVRAHDGSLSLICNQDRLLKIFRITGLAKVFVIHESADAALAQA, from the coding sequence GTGGACCTCAGTCTCGCGACGCGCGACGTCGACGGGCGCACCATCGTCGCCGTCGGCGGTGAGATCGACGTCTACACGGCTCCCAAGCTGCGCGACAAGATCACCGAGCTGGTCGCCGGCGGTACCTATCACCTGGTGATCGACATGGAGGCCGTCGAGTTCCTCGACTCCACCGGGCTGGGCGTCCTGGTCGGTGGCCTGAAGAAGGTCCGTGCCCACGACGGCTCGCTGAGCCTGATCTGCAACCAGGACCGGCTGCTCAAGATCTTCCGCATCACCGGTCTGGCCAAGGTCTTCGTGATCCACGAGTCGGCCGACGCCGCGCTCGCGCAGGCCTGA
- a CDS encoding sodium-translocating pyrophosphatase, whose protein sequence is MAGIVPAAVDSVEVTGGNLVLVIVVALIALGALAMAYVFRSEVLSAPEGTDNMKTIAQAVQEGADAYLQRQFRTLAVFAGVAFFALLALPADEFSVRIFRSVFFLVGAGFSAAVGYLGMSLAVRANLRVAAAANTVGREPAMTIGLRTGAMVGMLTVGLGLLGASLVVIFFQEDAPDVLEGFGFGAALLAMFMRVGGGIFTKAADVGADLVGKVENNIPEDDPRNAATIADNVGDNVGDCAGMAADLFESYAVTLVAALILGAQAFGDKGLVYPLLIPAIGALTAVLGAYITKPTAGVNGLSTINRGFYISAGIGAVASVVLSFLYLPTSFADFGEQGSVLDLISKDATPDGNPALIASIAVVIGIVLAAAILALTGYYTGTEYKPVKDVGKTSLTGAATVILSGLSVGFESAVYTTLVLGAAVFGAFLLGTGSLAISLFAVALAGCGLLTTVGSIVAMDTFGPVSDNAQGVAEMSGDVSPEGAQILTDLDAVGNTTKAITKGIAIATAVLAATALFGSYATTALEKLADANAQDNELFSLFVFDPSVLVGVLLGSAVVFLFSGLAINAVARAAGAVVYEVRRQFREIPGIMEGTGRPEYGKVVDIVTRDSLRELVTPGVLAVMAPIAVGFGLGFTALAGFLAGAIGTGTLMAVFLANAGGAWDNAKKLVEDGAHGGKGSDAHAATVIGDTVGDPFKDTAGPAINPLIKVMNLVSLLIASAVVSLSIGDDKNDAARIAIALVAVAIIAVVIVISKRRESVIGDEVPSPTTLA, encoded by the coding sequence ATGGCCGGGATCGTTCCCGCAGCCGTCGACAGCGTCGAGGTCACCGGGGGCAACCTCGTCCTGGTGATCGTCGTCGCCCTGATCGCTCTCGGCGCCCTCGCGATGGCGTACGTGTTCCGGTCCGAGGTGTTGTCCGCGCCCGAGGGCACCGACAACATGAAGACCATCGCCCAGGCCGTGCAGGAGGGCGCCGACGCCTATCTGCAACGACAGTTCCGCACCCTGGCGGTCTTCGCAGGCGTGGCCTTCTTCGCGCTGCTCGCGCTGCCGGCCGACGAGTTCTCGGTGCGCATCTTCCGCTCCGTGTTCTTCCTGGTGGGTGCCGGCTTCTCGGCCGCGGTCGGCTACCTCGGCATGTCGCTGGCGGTGCGGGCCAACCTCCGGGTGGCCGCCGCGGCCAACACCGTGGGTCGCGAGCCGGCCATGACCATCGGCCTGCGCACCGGCGCCATGGTCGGCATGCTCACCGTCGGCCTCGGCCTGCTCGGGGCCAGCCTCGTGGTGATCTTCTTCCAGGAGGACGCCCCCGACGTGCTCGAGGGCTTCGGCTTCGGCGCCGCGCTGCTCGCCATGTTCATGCGGGTCGGCGGCGGCATCTTCACCAAGGCCGCCGACGTCGGCGCCGACCTCGTCGGCAAGGTCGAGAACAACATCCCCGAGGACGACCCGCGCAACGCCGCCACGATCGCCGACAACGTGGGCGACAACGTGGGCGACTGCGCCGGCATGGCCGCCGACCTGTTCGAGTCCTACGCCGTGACCCTGGTCGCCGCGCTGATCCTCGGCGCGCAGGCCTTCGGAGACAAGGGCCTCGTCTACCCGCTGCTCATCCCGGCCATCGGAGCCCTCACCGCCGTCCTCGGCGCCTACATCACCAAGCCGACCGCCGGGGTCAACGGCCTCTCGACGATCAACCGTGGCTTCTACATCTCCGCCGGCATCGGCGCCGTCGCCAGTGTCGTGCTGTCGTTCCTCTACCTGCCCACCAGCTTCGCCGACTTCGGCGAGCAGGGGTCCGTGCTCGACCTGATCTCCAAGGACGCCACGCCCGACGGCAACCCCGCCCTGATCGCCTCGATCGCCGTGGTCATCGGCATCGTGCTGGCCGCCGCCATCCTGGCCCTCACCGGCTACTACACCGGCACCGAGTACAAGCCGGTCAAGGACGTCGGCAAGACCTCGCTCACCGGCGCTGCGACCGTGATCCTCTCCGGCCTCTCGGTCGGCTTCGAGTCGGCCGTCTACACCACGCTGGTGCTCGGTGCTGCGGTCTTCGGGGCGTTCCTGCTCGGCACCGGCTCGCTGGCGATCTCGCTGTTCGCCGTCGCGCTGGCCGGGTGCGGCCTGCTCACCACGGTCGGCTCGATCGTGGCGATGGACACCTTCGGTCCCGTCTCCGACAACGCCCAGGGCGTGGCCGAGATGTCCGGCGACGTCAGCCCCGAGGGCGCCCAGATCCTCACCGACCTCGACGCGGTCGGCAACACCACCAAGGCCATCACCAAGGGCATCGCGATCGCGACCGCCGTCCTGGCCGCCACCGCGCTGTTCGGCTCCTACGCCACCACGGCCCTCGAGAAGCTCGCCGACGCCAACGCCCAGGACAACGAGCTCTTCAGCCTCTTCGTCTTCGACCCGTCGGTCCTCGTCGGCGTCCTGCTCGGGTCGGCCGTGGTGTTCCTCTTCTCCGGCCTGGCCATCAACGCGGTGGCCCGCGCGGCCGGTGCGGTCGTCTACGAGGTCCGCCGCCAGTTCCGCGAGATCCCCGGCATCATGGAGGGCACCGGTCGTCCCGAGTACGGCAAGGTCGTCGACATCGTCACGCGCGACTCCCTGCGCGAGCTGGTCACCCCCGGTGTCCTGGCCGTGATGGCCCCGATCGCGGTCGGCTTCGGGCTCGGCTTCACGGCCCTGGCCGGGTTCCTGGCCGGCGCCATCGGCACCGGCACCCTGATGGCGGTCTTCCTCGCCAACGCGGGCGGCGCCTGGGACAACGCCAAGAAGCTCGTCGAGGACGGCGCCCACGGCGGCAAGGGCTCCGACGCCCACGCGGCCACGGTCATCGGCGACACCGTCGGCGACCCGTTCAAGGACACCGCCGGCCCGGCCATCAACCCGCTGATCAAGGTCATGAACCTGGTCTCGCTGCTGATCGCCAGTGCCGTCGTCTCGCTCAGCATCGGCGACGACAAGAACGACGCCGCCCGCATCGCCATCGCGCTCGTCGCGGTCGCGATCATCGCGGTGGTCATCGTCATCTCCAAGCGCCGCGAGTCCGTCATCGGCGACGAGGTTCCCTCACCCACCACCCTCGCCTGA
- a CDS encoding sensor histidine kinase: protein MTVSRSLTTRLVLAIAGVALVSALLSGVLVAPLVSSAAEDAVREPLSRQTEFFAQAPATARATGRVRRVTGRTGFEVGSLAADGTPTGVASVLSDDEVAALLEGRAVSTRASYDGTELLIEARASRGGGAVVLGTDADVVGDAAAALRRRVLLAGALGLVGAVAVAWLLAVRLGNPLTRTGQAARRLAAGERGVELPRSRVTEVTEVTAALAALDTALTTSEGRQREFLLSVSHELRTPLTAVRGYAEAIADGVVPAEETAEVARTMLAETLRLERYVGDLLALARLEADDFALRVGPVDVAELLRHARAAWDERASRVGVTVVCQADGPSYAETDGSRLRQVVDALVDNAVRVCVPGDVVVIAVATDSVGVRIEVRDSGPGLTPDDALVAFEPGVLHHRYRGSRPGGLGLGLAIVHRLVTRLGGTIEVDQAPEHGARFTIHVPRSPLHG, encoded by the coding sequence GTGACGGTGTCCAGGTCGCTGACGACGCGGCTCGTGCTCGCGATCGCCGGAGTCGCCCTGGTGTCCGCGCTCCTGTCGGGGGTGCTCGTCGCCCCGCTGGTGAGCTCGGCGGCCGAGGACGCCGTCCGTGAGCCGCTGTCGCGGCAGACCGAGTTCTTCGCCCAGGCGCCAGCGACCGCGCGCGCGACGGGACGGGTCCGGAGGGTGACCGGCCGGACCGGGTTCGAGGTCGGCTCGCTCGCCGCCGACGGCACGCCGACCGGAGTCGCGAGCGTCCTGAGCGACGACGAGGTCGCTGCGCTGCTCGAGGGCCGCGCGGTGTCCACCCGCGCGTCGTACGACGGCACCGAGCTGCTGATCGAGGCGCGGGCCTCGCGTGGTGGCGGCGCGGTCGTGCTCGGGACCGACGCCGACGTGGTCGGGGACGCCGCCGCCGCGCTGCGGCGTCGGGTCCTGCTGGCCGGTGCGCTCGGCCTGGTCGGCGCGGTGGCGGTCGCGTGGCTGCTCGCCGTCCGGCTCGGCAACCCCCTGACACGCACCGGCCAGGCGGCGCGACGACTCGCGGCCGGCGAGCGCGGCGTCGAGCTACCGCGCTCGCGGGTCACCGAGGTCACCGAGGTGACGGCCGCGCTGGCCGCGCTCGACACGGCGCTGACGACCAGCGAGGGGCGACAGCGTGAGTTCCTGCTGTCGGTCTCCCACGAGCTGCGCACGCCACTGACCGCCGTCCGCGGCTACGCCGAGGCCATAGCGGACGGCGTCGTGCCCGCCGAGGAGACCGCCGAGGTGGCCCGGACCATGCTCGCCGAGACGCTCCGGCTCGAGCGCTACGTCGGCGACCTGCTCGCCCTGGCCCGCCTGGAGGCCGACGACTTCGCCCTGCGCGTCGGACCGGTCGACGTGGCCGAGCTGCTCCGTCACGCGCGAGCCGCGTGGGACGAGCGGGCCAGCAGGGTGGGGGTGACCGTGGTCTGCCAGGCCGACGGGCCGTCGTACGCCGAGACCGACGGGAGCCGGCTGCGCCAGGTCGTGGACGCCCTGGTCGACAACGCGGTGCGGGTCTGCGTCCCGGGCGACGTCGTGGTGATCGCGGTGGCGACCGACTCGGTCGGCGTACGGATCGAGGTGCGCGACTCGGGTCCGGGCCTGACCCCCGACGACGCGCTCGTCGCCTTCGAGCCCGGGGTCCTCCACCACCGCTACCGGGGGTCGCGGCCGGGCGGGCTGGGGCTCGGCCTGGCCATCGTGCACCGGCTGGTCACCCGTCTCGGCGGGACGATCGAGGTCGACCAGGCGCCCGAGCACGGCGCTCGCTTCACGATCCACGTCCCGCGATCGCCTCTCCACGGCTGA
- a CDS encoding response regulator: protein MDDGRGLVLVVEDEPAIADVERRYLTQEGFGVHVERDGAGALDAVGRLRPVAVILDVGLPGPRELDGIGVCRTLRERGDWTPVLFVTARDDEVDRVVGLEIGADDYVTKPFSPRELVARVKAVLRRSEGRAGSLALAAGGVRLDPDSRRVHVDGVEVALTATEFNLLAELLRAGGRVVERAELMASVWGVADYGGSRTVDVHVAQLRTKLGGASPIETVRGVGYRVGT from the coding sequence GTGGACGACGGACGCGGACTGGTGCTCGTGGTCGAGGACGAGCCCGCGATCGCCGACGTCGAGCGCCGCTACCTGACCCAGGAGGGTTTCGGGGTCCACGTCGAGCGGGACGGTGCCGGCGCCCTGGACGCGGTCGGGCGCCTGCGGCCGGTGGCCGTGATCCTCGACGTCGGCCTGCCCGGTCCGCGTGAGCTGGACGGGATCGGCGTGTGTCGCACGCTGCGCGAGCGCGGCGACTGGACCCCGGTGCTGTTCGTGACCGCACGCGACGACGAGGTCGACCGCGTCGTGGGGCTCGAGATCGGCGCCGACGACTACGTCACCAAGCCGTTCTCCCCTCGCGAGCTCGTCGCCCGGGTCAAGGCCGTGCTGCGCCGCAGCGAGGGACGCGCGGGGTCGCTGGCCCTCGCGGCCGGCGGCGTACGGCTGGACCCGGACTCGCGGCGGGTCCACGTCGACGGGGTCGAGGTCGCGTTGACGGCCACCGAGTTCAACCTGCTGGCCGAGCTCTTGCGCGCCGGGGGACGGGTGGTGGAGCGGGCCGAGCTGATGGCGTCGGTGTGGGGCGTCGCCGACTACGGCGGCAGCCGGACCGTCGACGTGCACGTCGCCCAGCTGCGCACCAAGCTCGGTGGCGCCAGCCCCATCGAGACCGTCCGCGGCGTGGGCTATCGCGTGGGGACGTGA